A portion of the Calliphora vicina chromosome 5, idCalVici1.1, whole genome shotgun sequence genome contains these proteins:
- the olf186-M gene encoding protein ITPRID2 → MERTSQRSNFKENSLNSSCENVLKIVEHQSKTKTYKHVAENTETQRSSTVTLKTIQNLPQTTSSTGQRKKRLQRQKSTVYSGDETEYAADLEEEDDDDEIDEGYGPNERESNLTLPVVSNLTSQKKKQVRFRNKQQSESSLKLMSQLSPIEKTFSSSSLTSSLNSTCTTGSASSHERRLKSDGSFDSIPELPHCSGLLQRQKCILNRDNSVHSDSSRYSSVDSLLEARKPDPEAILINLGFGPVGSEDILSRIPKRFLKPSQVRGIDTEAFIKRLQLANNLADHSVLGYRGLTGNPDIPPSHIVAKIMERFEVNERKKSITSMELKLR, encoded by the coding sequence ATGGAACGTACATCCCAGCGTTCCAATTTTaaagagaattcattaaattctaGCTGtgaaaatgtcttaaaaatagTCGAACatcaaagtaaaacaaaaacctacAAACACGTGGCTGAGAACACAGAAACTCAAAGATCCAGCACAGTAACCCTAAAGACTATTCAAAATTTACCACAAACCACCTCAAGTACAGGTCAACGTAAGAAACGATTACAAAGACAAAAGTCAACGGTGTATAGTGGTGATGAGACAGAATATGCCGCCGATCTCGAAGaggaggatgatgatgatgaaatcGATGAGGGTTATGGTCCCAATGAAAGAGAATCCAATTTAACATTACCGGTCGTCTCCAATTTAACCAGTCAGAAAAAGAAACAAGTACGTTTTCGCAATAAACAACAAAGTGAGAGTTCATTGAAACTGATGAGTCAACTTTCACCCATCGAAAAGACTTTCTCCTCTTCATCCTTGACATCTTCATTAAATTCAACATGTACCACTGGTTCGGCGAGCAGTCATGAACGTCGCTTAAAGTCCGATGGTTCGTTTGATTCGATACCAGAATTGCCGCATTGCAGTGGTCTACTACAGAGACAAAAGTGTATTTTAAATCGTGATAATTCAGTACATTCCGATTCCAGCCGTTATTCCAGTGTGGATAGCTTACTAGAGGCTCGCAAACCTGATCCAGAGGCCATACTAATAAATCTTGGTTTTGGTCCAGTGGGCTCAGAAGACATACTCTCACGCATACCAAAGCGTTTTCTTAAACCCTCTCAAGTGCGTGGCATAGACACTGAAGCCTTTATAAAACGTCTGCAGCTGGCCAATAATTTGGCCGATCATAGTGTTTTGGGCTATCGTGGCCTCACCGGCAATCCAGATATTCCACCTTCCCATATAGTGGCCAAAATAATGGAACGTTTTGAGGTTAATGAGCGCAAAAAGTCAATAACCTCTATGGAACTGAAATTACGATGA